The DNA region CACTTTCACTTCATTTTGATTCCAGAacgaatatatatatatatatatatatatatatatatatatatatatatatatatatatatatatatatatatatatatatatatatatatatatatatatatatatatatatatatatatatatatatatatatatatatatatatatatatatatatatatatatatatatatatatatatatatatatatatatatcccaATTCATTTAAAGATATATTTTTGagaaatttttatttaaataacgaatatttttaaataaatacTCAAATTTACATATTTTCCTAAATATTTTTCAAATATAACATTCTCTCTTCTATGTGTTTGTACACTGTCGTTAATTAGATTGACGTATGCTCTTATGTGTTATTCAGCATCATCAATTGGATTAATACTTTCTTTAGGTTgaaattttgttttgtttgaaagTAAATTAGTTTGATAAATACTTGGAAAAATAGATTAGTTTGAGTATTTATTTGAAAAAATAGATTATTTATGTAATTTTATCGACTTTTGAAGGAAAAGTttgataataaaataaatgagATAAATGAGTGAAAGAAGAAGAATACTTAGATCACTTGCAACTGCAAAAAAATATTATCGCTACATAGAAGCACTTAGGATACAAGGGATTTGTTGAGCCCCTTGAACAATGGGTTAAACGAACTCTGACACAGATTGCATCAATTAAGATGGTGAATAAATGATTTAGAAACTGTTGGTAGCGTACTGTGGAAAAATTGAAAAACCAGAAACATATCAATGCATGTTTAAACATAATGTTCATATGGTTGCATTACAATCTGTTACAACTGCTATCAGATTGATCCGAAAGATACACAAAAAGTAAGTCTTCAAGATATTAAAAGCTGACATGAATTCCTTTGTTTTTTCTGTGTAGAAATAATGACTTCATCAAGCATGAATGAATATTGAATTACAATTCCAATACTTGATAAAGTACCCTAGTTAAAGTTCTTGGAAATTGCCAAATCTTCCACTACCCAATCCCTCAACACTTGCCTAACTATTTTCATTGTATTTTCCATACACCTTCTCATTTTCCAACTTTTCTTCTAAAAGTCTTCTTATAGTAATATAATACATTCACTTTCTATGCCTATAAATACTGTTTTTTGACTAATTACATCCACATTTTCAGCTCACTACACAAAACAgcattttcttcttcttttgttCTCTTCTCTAAAACTCTCATCTGTCATGGCAGCAACAAAAAGAAAAGCCATAGGCATCGACCTTGGTACAACCTATAGCTGCGTAGCAGTGTGGCGAAACAATCGCGTTGAGATCATTCCAAACGACCAAGGAAACCGCATCACCCCGTCTTATGTCGCCTTCACTGAAACCGAAAGGTTAATAGGCGATGCTGCGATAAACCAGTTAGCCACTAATCCGCACAACACTGTTTTTAATGCCAAACGTTTGATTGGTCGTCGATTCTCCGACCTATCGGTTCAACAAGACATAAATCTTTGGCCTTTTAAGGTTGTCCCAAACAACAAAGACAAGCCAATGATTGTGCTCACTTACAAAGGCGAAGAGAAACGTATATCACCTCAAGAGATATCTTCCATGGTGCTGTCTAAGTTGAAGGATGATGCTGAAGCTTATTTGTGCCATGAAGTGAAAGATGCTGTTATCACTGTTCCTGCTCACTTCAACAACTCTCAGAGACAGGCTACAAAAGATGCAGGGAAAATCGCTGGTTTTAATGTGATGCGGATCATCAACGAGCCTACTGCAGCTGCTATTGCTTATGGTTTTGACAAGATACAATGGAGAGAAGGTGAGAAGAATGTGCTCGTGTTTGATCTTGGTGGTGGAACTTTTGATGTTTCCTTGGTGACCAATGATGAAGGAATGTTCAAGGTTAAGGCTACATTGGGAGATACTCATTTGGGTGGTGTTGATTTTGATAACAATTTGGTGAACCGTCTTGTTGAAATGTTTCACAGAAAGTATAAGAAGGATTTGAACATCAGTGAAAATTCCAAAGCTTTGGGGAGGTTAAGGTCAGCATGTGAGAAAGCAAAAAGACTACTTTCTTCAACTTCAATGACAACTATTGAGCTTGATTCTCTATGTGGAGGGATTGATCTACATGTCACTGTTACTAGAGCTTTGTTTGAGGAAATAAACAAAGATTTGTTCAGAAAGTGTATGGAGACCGTGGAAAAATGTTTGAGTGAGGCAAAGATTAATAAAAACCAAGTTCATGATTTTGTTCTTGTAGGAGGGTCTACTAGAATTCCAAAGATTCAACAACTATTGAAGGAAATGTTCAGAGTCAACGGCGAAATCAAAGAGCCTTGCAAAAGCATTAATCCTGATGAAGCTGTGGCTTATGGTGCAGCAGTTCAAGCAGCAATATTGAATGATGAAGGAGACAAGAAAATTGAAGATTTGTTGTTGTTGGATGTTATGCCTTTTAGTCTTGGTGTTGAGACAGGTGATGGTGCCATGTCTGTTTTGATTCCAAAGAACACAATGATCCCTACAAAGAAGGAAAGTGTTTTTTCTACACTTTCTCATAATCAAGATAGTGTTTTGATCAAAGTGTATGAAGGAGAAGGAGTTAAGACTAAGGATAACTTTTTGCTTGGGAAATTTGAGCTACTAGGATTCTCTTCAACACCTAGAAAGATTCCAAATATCaatgtttgttttgatgttgatgTGGATGGTATTTTAGAGGTTACTGCTGAAGATAAGACACAAGGGTTGAAAAAGAAGATTACTATCATCAACAAGGAGGGAAGGTTGAGTTGTGAAGAGGTGAGGAGGATGGTGAGGGATGGAGAGAGGTATAAGCTAGAAGATGAGGAGGCGAGGAAGAAGGTGAAGGCAAAGAACTTGTTTGAGAATTATGTTTACGAAATGAGAGAGAAAGTGAAGAAGCTTGAGGAGGCTGTGGAGGAAACTATTGATTGGTTTGATAGCAATCAATTGGCTGAAATTGATGAGTTTGAGTTCAAGAAACAGGAGTTGGAAAAGAATATGAAGCTTCTTTAATTTTGAGGATTGGAAAAAAGATTTAAGAACAAGTTTATATTTAAGAGTTTGAAGTACGGTAGAATAATTTAACATCAACATCAAAGCTTTATTATTTAATTTGAGTGTCTATCGGTTACTCAATGGACATTAGAGTATAATATAGTTTTCGTTTATTTTATTCAATGCAAATTAATATATTTTAGTGTTCATTGGTAGAACTAGAAATGAATAATGATGTTTTGATGATGAAGTAAGTTTTCGACGCGACGGAGATGTGGCTGACCTACAAGGTTAACATTCCAACGTTCAAATCTTTTTTTAATAAAAAGTAGTATGAGAGGAAATTATGGTTAGAACATCCCTCATGTATTATGTGTGAGTGGTGTTTGGAGAACTGTTGGATGACATACAACAACGAAGGAAGATTCATGATGTGGATCGAATACAAGCCTGGAGACTGCATGTGCCATGTATCTTAAACACCTTATGACTTTGAATTAATGATTGAGCCTTTTCGTTATTGGGCCTTTGGTTGACCCATAATAATTTCCTCAAGGCTTGCCATAATGTAGTAATGAGAAATCTTCTAGAATATCAGGTCGGTGCCGCCTTAGGTTGGGATCATAAGGCGGACCCTTTGTTTACAAAAGTGAAAAAGATTCACATAGTCAAATGATGTGACATTGAGAATAGGCACATTAAACATTAGTCTCATCACTATGACTATGACAATTTGCTAGATTACCCTTATAGGTGGCCCTAGGCTCCTAGAGTAAGGTGTGGCTCTCTTCTCTAGGGTGCTCAAATGTACTCAAATATTATGGTATTTTCGAGGCAAATTTAACTATTGCTTTTCATCTTCCTGATTTCCTTCACTTTGGATTGTAGCTATACATATCTCGTTTTACTATATAAAGGTCATATCACCTTTCAGGGAACATTTGCACTCTTTGTGTAAATTATAGTTTTCTCTGCCTCTTTTAAACTTTTGATTCTTCTTACTCGAGTCGCAACAAATCTTATTTTACTCGTTCCTTTATTCCTTTGGTGTATGTAGACTCTTAGTTTATCGTGTTTTAGAGCAACCTTTCATTATACTTTTTCCTTCAAACTTCCAAATTTTCAAACCTCACTTATATCTCCCTCATTTATAATTGGTATTTTACCTCCTTTATTCCAGCCATGGCCAATGTAGCGGTGAACTAGAGAATATCATCAAAATATTCAATGGTGATAATATATGTGACACTTTGTCTCGCATTGGGGTAGTAGACCCAAAAATGTTGAGTGTTGATCCTTTGGTTGTTGCCCACTACGTTCCAAGCCTTATTATTATTAGCGATAGTTCAAAAGTTAGTGGGAGTTCCATTGAAGATGGTAGCAAACCCTTAAGTCCCCTCTTTGGTGGAAACACAAATGTTTATGTAGAAGGACTCAAAGGGACGATCCTTTTATCGGGGAGGATGGTATTGGTccctgtcatacggtgaactgactttatgtgtttttgctttggaaagcaaatgtcgcggttagcaagagtcgccaccgacttttcttttatccaacaaggaaaggcggaaaagaacaggaaagaccttaattagattttaggttcgggaggtacattatacaaagggaaggtgttagcaccctttgtatccatggttatccatgggctcttaaatgcttgatcacttatatttttcttgtctgaaaaagtgtgtgagagctgtgtagaaaatgttttgaaaagagagtttaactttgtaatgattcttgtacgaatgtatacaaagtgtttatctcgtttaagtttgaaagctgtttagaaaatgttttgaaaagagagtttaactttgtaatgattcttgtacgaatgtatacaaagtatttatctcgtttaattttgaaagctgtttagaaaaatataacttggcaatgattctagtatgaatgtataccaagtggtgattttctaatggaggttttgaaaagtgtgaggtgtgaaaagtagtttaaattgtgagcaagcatttaggagttatacctacccaaggtctttatgggcatttcctatccttatgagggtaaaacagtccttactattgagaagtaagtagtcttgtccttttggatttaagggtcatcgtagggtcatcgattggtcattgaaggcaacatttgtaaggataccttagcattcggagggactatcatcatttaacagtaggctacaccgaagggtcatcgtgggacaaaatcatatattcgaaggcaacatccgagggactatgatttaaccgaagggtctttgctaagtgcatccccacattcgcgggacatgaccataataccgtaataccgtagggtaacaaagagaggtccaagatcacatattcaaaggccatattttacaatcaattatgtaattaggatgaatctccatattaaaattaatacattaaaatcaattaagtaatcATGTCCATATTGAATCGATTAAGTAATCAGGAcgaatctccacaagggtatcccacaaataaagtggaatacctagccagctactctcttcgggagtatgtgagtccttacaatattcagcaaacaagtcagaataccaaatcagggtgcaatcgaggattacaccgcaaaagaagCACAGCAGTATGAATGTCAGGCAAGACAACGCATgattaacatagaatagatcagataagcataggacataacaaccaaaatattagcgactgtcacgttcgcctctgcctcgcctagcgaaggcctagcgaatactcgctacatgctcgcttagcgatgtgctagcgagcgactgcgggttttgaatttcagaacagtataatctcagcatgctgcaagccttatggtattcaattacagaaataatatggtcaaacattcaggataggcaggcatacttaaactcacatgcaaaatctaactacatatccaaaaattcgattatgatgcattatgtatttagagattacaactttgaagcataaaacaatagtgatgcgcaaacctgttgcagctgaattgtaacactgaactggcagatcgcttttggtatcgggtGGAGTTGGACGGCGGTAACTTCGGTACGGATGAGCCGCCGTCAGGGTTTCTTTACTTCGACCTCTCTGGACTAGTCTTtagggtttctatgccagggtcTCCGTCCGTCGTCGTCTGTTTTTGTTCCCttttttctgactgaagcttggctatttagaatgctcttgttgtgacctaatgggctcagaatgaagcccaaaaattctgatgttcgcaagcttcgctaggcgagcgtgcagcgaaggatttgctcgcctagcgagcaggcaatttgtgacctaatgggctcagaatgaagcccaacAATTCTGGTATTCGCCAgtttcgctaggcgaaggagttgctcgcctagcgagcaagctagtttgggccttttctgaattgggcctgttgtgagctgggtTTTTGTTCCCTTAAGGTCAGTGacttgcagaataagttggagtgccttagacaaatgttttgcaagattaacgggcaaattttggggtatgacagctgcccctgttcaatattcttgaaccgagagagttaggatggcgtgcatgccattcgtggtctggaggtggaagattattgaacactagaatgccccaaaaatttgcacttgtcaattagtcttgatggagatgggcttaaagatgccatccaggaagttcGATGATGAGAGCTTCGGATTGTGTCGTAtgttagacgatatctgaagatatgggtgtcataccgggtcatacgctagaccgtatagtgagtcctccattatgctgtcgattttgctggggagtcagagtgtgttatacgctgctggggataagggatcagaatagattgtacgctagatcgtatctgaattgcagaatgaaccgtccgttaggctgcatctggagaggtaaagatcagaacggatcgtacggtagatcgtatctgagtagcggactgagtcgtccattaggcgggtgacttcactggggatgaaagatcagaatggatcatacactagatcgtatctgagtagcagaatgagttgtccattaggctgtatctgagatataagggtcagaatggatcgtatgctagatcgtatctgagtagcaaaatgagccgtccattaggctgcATCTGGAGAAGTAAAGGTCAGAccggatcgtacgctagattgtatctgagcagaatgagccgtccgttaggctgaatctgatgatgaaaggggtagtcgtactCTAGACTAtacttcagaaatgtaccgtacactaggtagcatctgaggacttgaaggtctaactggatcgtacattagaccgtattggagcagaatgagccgtccgttaggctgaatctgatgatgaaaggggtagtcgtacgctagactacacttcagaaatgtaccgtacactaggtagcatctgaggacttg from Lathyrus oleraceus cultivar Zhongwan6 chromosome 1, CAAS_Psat_ZW6_1.0, whole genome shotgun sequence includes:
- the LOC127080314 gene encoding heat shock 70 kDa protein; the protein is MAATKRKAIGIDLGTTYSCVAVWRNNRVEIIPNDQGNRITPSYVAFTETERLIGDAAINQLATNPHNTVFNAKRLIGRRFSDLSVQQDINLWPFKVVPNNKDKPMIVLTYKGEEKRISPQEISSMVLSKLKDDAEAYLCHEVKDAVITVPAHFNNSQRQATKDAGKIAGFNVMRIINEPTAAAIAYGFDKIQWREGEKNVLVFDLGGGTFDVSLVTNDEGMFKVKATLGDTHLGGVDFDNNLVNRLVEMFHRKYKKDLNISENSKALGRLRSACEKAKRLLSSTSMTTIELDSLCGGIDLHVTVTRALFEEINKDLFRKCMETVEKCLSEAKINKNQVHDFVLVGGSTRIPKIQQLLKEMFRVNGEIKEPCKSINPDEAVAYGAAVQAAILNDEGDKKIEDLLLLDVMPFSLGVETGDGAMSVLIPKNTMIPTKKESVFSTLSHNQDSVLIKVYEGEGVKTKDNFLLGKFELLGFSSTPRKIPNINVCFDVDVDGILEVTAEDKTQGLKKKITIINKEGRLSCEEVRRMVRDGERYKLEDEEARKKVKAKNLFENYVYEMREKVKKLEEAVEETIDWFDSNQLAEIDEFEFKKQELEKNMKLL